The Paenibacillus dendritiformis region ATTCCGCTTTATCCCGTTCGCCTGGGTCGGATTTGGCGCCGTGCCGCGCAGCTTCAAGGCGAAGCGGGCGCCGCAGCAGAAATCGGGTTCCATCACCCCGGGAACAAGCGCATAAGGGATGACTCATCGGACCGTCTGCCGTCGCAGACGGTCTTTTTGGCATTGTCCGGCAGCGATGGGGGAAGACCCGCCGAGGGATTGACGATGACGGCGATCCGTGATAATATTACCTTTAAATTTTTACTTCATTTTGCTAATAAATTAACTTGGTAGTACTGTACCATATTAAAGTAAAGAGTTTATAAATACGGGGTGAGTCCATGTCGAAGCCGAGAATGTTCGAGAAGCCGTCCGGCGTACGGGATTATTTGCCGGAAGCGGTTCGCAAGCTAAGAGAAATCGAGCGGAAGGTGCTCCATACGATGGAGTGCTGGGGATATGCGCAAATTATTACCCCGACGATGGAATTCTATGACACGGTAGGGACGGCCAGCGCCACCTCCGATCAGAAGCTGTTCAAGCTGCTGAACCAGCGCGGAACGCCGATGGTGCTGCGCTCGGATATGACGGGGCCGATCGCGCGCGTCGTCTCTTCCTTGCTCGGGAAGGAGCCGTTCCCGATCCGCCTGTCCTATCATGCCAATGTGTTCCGGGCGATGGAGGAAGAGGCGGGGCGGGAAGCCGAGTTCTTCCAGACGGGCGCGGAGCTGGCGGGCGACGGTTCGCCGGAGGCCGATGCGGAGGTGATCGCGCTGGCTATCGCCTGCCTGAAGGCCTCGGGAATCGAGCGGTTCAAGGTGGCGATCGGCCATCACGGGGTTGTGCAGAGTCTGTTCGAGGATGCGCTGCCTGGGGATGAGGAGAACCAGCTGCGCTTGAAGCAGCTGCTTATTCAGCGCGACGTGGTCGGCTACCGGGCGCAGGCAAGCCTGCTCGGGCTGGATGGCGAGCGGATCGAGCCGTTGGAGGCGCTGCTGCAGCTCCGGGGCGGTCGCGCGGTGCTGGACCAAGCTCGCGCGCTGTCCGGCAAGCCGGAGATGGCGGCTTCTCTTGCTCATTTGGAGCAGGTATGGGAGGTGCTGGAGGCGTATGGGATTGCGGAGCATCTGCTGCTTGATTTGACGATGTTGGGGGACTTTTCTTATTATACGGGCACCATTTTTGAAGGATATGCCGCAGACATGGGGTTCCCGGTCATGAGCGGCGGGCGTTATGACCATTTGCTGCAGCAATTCGGCCGTCCTGCTCCGGCGACGGGCTTCGCGCTCAAGACGACGCGCATTATCGATGCCTTGTCCCGGCCTGGCGAGAACGAAGAGGAGCAGGCGAAGCCGGTGCTGATTCAATATGAGGCCGCCAGACGAGCGGATGCCTTGGCGGAAGCGGCCCGGCTGCGGGCGGAAGGCGTCATTGCCGTCACCCGGTTGCTCGGAGACGATGCTACGGGAATGACATCCCGGGAAGGGTCGGATGCGGAAGGCCAGCCGCAGGACGGCCGTTACCGCGAAGTGCTCACCTTCGTGCAGCCGTGACGCAGAAGAGATGGCGGGAACGAGGCCGGAAGCGGGAATTGCGCTTCGCCTCGCATTCCGCGTGAAGACAGGAGGGATACGATGCAGGATTGGTTGAAGGTGGCTATGCCGAAGGGGCGTATCTACAAGCAGGCTTCCACGCTGTTCCGCGATGCGGGGCTGCCGGTGCCCGAGGATGAAGAGGATTCCCGCAAGCTGATCATCGATGTGCCGCAATCGCGCATGCAGTTCATCATGGCGAAGCCGGTCGACGTTCCGACTTATGTCGAATACGGGGTTGCGGATGTCGGCATCGCCGGCAAAGATGTGCTGATGGAAGAGAACAAGGATGTCTATGAGCTGCTTGACCTGGGCATTGCCCGCTGCCGGATGTCGGTGATCGGCCTTCCGTCCTGGAAGCCGTCCATTCATCTGCGGGTCGCGACGAAGTACCCGAATGTCGCCTCGAAGTATTTCCGGGAGCTGGGACAGCAGGTGGAAGTGATTAAGCTGAACGGATCGATCGAGTTGGCTCCGTTAATCGGGCTGGCGGATCGGATCGTGGATATGGTCGAGACCGGCAAGACGTTG contains the following coding sequences:
- a CDS encoding ATP phosphoribosyltransferase regulatory subunit codes for the protein MSKPRMFEKPSGVRDYLPEAVRKLREIERKVLHTMECWGYAQIITPTMEFYDTVGTASATSDQKLFKLLNQRGTPMVLRSDMTGPIARVVSSLLGKEPFPIRLSYHANVFRAMEEEAGREAEFFQTGAELAGDGSPEADAEVIALAIACLKASGIERFKVAIGHHGVVQSLFEDALPGDEENQLRLKQLLIQRDVVGYRAQASLLGLDGERIEPLEALLQLRGGRAVLDQARALSGKPEMAASLAHLEQVWEVLEAYGIAEHLLLDLTMLGDFSYYTGTIFEGYAADMGFPVMSGGRYDHLLQQFGRPAPATGFALKTTRIIDALSRPGENEEEQAKPVLIQYEAARRADALAEAARLRAEGVIAVTRLLGDDATGMTSREGSDAEGQPQDGRYREVLTFVQP
- the hisG gene encoding ATP phosphoribosyltransferase; translation: MQDWLKVAMPKGRIYKQASTLFRDAGLPVPEDEEDSRKLIIDVPQSRMQFIMAKPVDVPTYVEYGVADVGIAGKDVLMEENKDVYELLDLGIARCRMSVIGLPSWKPSIHLRVATKYPNVASKYFRELGQQVEVIKLNGSIELAPLIGLADRIVDMVETGKTLKENGLVELEEMFGITSRLIANRVSYRMKNEAIQQLCDRIQRVVPLQL